One genomic window of Effusibacillus lacus includes the following:
- a CDS encoding ATP-binding protein has translation MSENTFPKFHIAEGLTVEAKYLDPLLDDYRNNPLIEALPPIWDEATVANQMASRPVYKTEECSLPPHLRLHCVQRITRDYFQPLSHHLDLEQRISRLLRDGYVGRNPLTPNYAFRARKDAYQLITSGSIEGYPVNNPTSSGFAFVGISGIGKSSAVLRVLSMYPQVVVHSQYRGKNLSLYQIVWVKMDCPHDGSIRGLCLNFFLAVDSLVGSQYYKRYASGRKTVDELLPIMAQVAAVHCIGVLVIDEIQNLIEAKVGSASKMLNFFVQLVNTIGLPVIVVGTFKALPILNGEFRNARRGTGQGDLIWDRLKKDEEWEFLLQGLWKYQWTTNRVSLSEEFIQTMYEESQGITDIAIKLFMLAQWRAIDRGIETISPALLRSVARDQLQLLQPALNALRSGDTRKIEQFGDVYSSLKIDDFLNELSARHKRQERIEILKQELGFDVRNQTANEIVNWLTGAGIHEPVAKEAANRFVEEHFDSLDEVDVHQEALKFAIHLQQKNEPTDVGKKSEKKRTKITPVEADDVRSIVQQGRTKKLTAYASLKAANYIKDPMEFIS, from the coding sequence GTGAGTGAAAACACTTTTCCAAAGTTTCATATCGCTGAAGGTTTGACGGTTGAGGCAAAATACCTTGATCCGCTGTTGGATGACTACAGAAACAACCCGTTAATTGAAGCGCTGCCCCCGATTTGGGATGAAGCAACGGTTGCTAATCAAATGGCATCTCGACCTGTGTACAAGACTGAGGAATGTTCGTTGCCCCCTCATTTGCGCCTGCATTGCGTACAAAGGATTACGAGGGACTATTTCCAACCGCTGTCCCACCATTTGGATTTGGAACAACGCATTTCACGATTGCTGAGGGATGGGTATGTGGGGCGGAATCCGCTGACTCCAAATTACGCTTTTCGAGCCAGGAAGGATGCCTATCAACTGATAACCAGCGGTTCGATCGAAGGATACCCCGTTAACAATCCCACTTCATCGGGATTTGCGTTTGTCGGGATATCCGGGATCGGCAAATCCTCCGCCGTTTTAAGAGTCCTGTCCATGTATCCTCAAGTGGTGGTGCACAGCCAGTACCGGGGAAAAAATTTAAGCTTGTACCAAATCGTATGGGTAAAAATGGACTGTCCGCATGACGGATCCATTCGGGGACTGTGTCTCAACTTTTTTCTTGCGGTGGACAGTTTGGTCGGCAGCCAATACTACAAAAGGTATGCCAGCGGGAGAAAAACAGTTGATGAACTGCTGCCTATTATGGCGCAAGTTGCTGCTGTCCATTGCATCGGAGTGTTAGTCATTGACGAAATCCAAAACCTGATTGAAGCCAAAGTTGGATCGGCCTCAAAAATGCTGAATTTCTTTGTCCAATTGGTGAATACAATTGGACTTCCGGTGATTGTAGTAGGTACATTTAAGGCGTTACCCATACTTAACGGAGAATTCCGGAATGCCCGTCGTGGAACCGGTCAAGGGGATTTGATCTGGGATCGATTAAAAAAGGACGAGGAATGGGAATTCCTGCTTCAGGGTCTTTGGAAATACCAATGGACGACCAACAGAGTTTCGCTGTCGGAAGAGTTCATTCAAACAATGTATGAAGAGTCACAGGGTATCACCGATATAGCAATCAAACTGTTTATGTTGGCCCAGTGGCGAGCGATTGACCGAGGAATTGAGACAATCAGTCCTGCCTTGCTGCGATCGGTGGCGCGGGATCAACTGCAACTTCTGCAGCCGGCGTTAAACGCCTTACGGTCAGGGGACACTCGAAAAATTGAACAGTTTGGAGACGTATATTCTAGTCTAAAAATTGATGACTTCTTAAATGAATTATCGGCACGCCATAAACGTCAGGAACGTATTGAGATTCTGAAACAAGAACTGGGATTTGACGTTCGGAATCAAACCGCGAATGAAATTGTGAATTGGCTAACAGGTGCAGGGATCCATGAGCCCGTTGCCAAGGAAGCGGCAAACAGGTTTGTTGAGGAACATTTTGATTCACTCGATGAGGTCGATGTCCATCAGGAAGCGCTTAAATTCGCAATACATTTGCAGCAAAAGAATGAACCAACGGATGTTGGTAAAAAGAGCGAAAAGAAACGTACGAAAATAACTCCAGTTGAAGCTGATGATGTGAGGTCCATCGTTCAACAAGGACGAACCAAAAAGTTAACGGCGTATGCTTCTCTCAAAGCAGCCAACTATATCAAAGATCCGATGGAATTTATTTCTTAG
- a CDS encoding AAA family ATPase, translating into MSVPNKVKLPIIRRVQLKNFSLYSRQKVISVELSNGVFCLVGANGLGKSTFIATLNFALTGIVPDPKHKFQSVEEYYFDNLKFSSEYFSGRINENDRDVAEVSIEMVVGDKIIAFTRGIFDIEQLREFTVYDIDGKTILNNTADLSPAERNDEFKKIMTECIGLNTFTQYVFLQHFVFTFDESRRLLFWDQKVLEQALYLAFGVNHEQAKKADALRRETEKADSLWRNYGWQATEIQKKIKEIESALTRSTNKDYSELVEYHKKLTLSKDNIEELVNSLEHQLKDTNLALTEVSAKQAVLRNKYSEEFLKYINQNTKLSDHPLVVSSINDCKCGLCGNAGESVVERIKQKINNECPLCGSLIQNNVIETNKIDELRKIDQDIIVLKNKADEIIKTQDRINKELQEARQELYKVEKELQEFENENKETLTKIKHSRENNLDEILEPYRIQLKELLKNRDEQYKRREKNKAELLKLQRQLEKQYVDAEEKFVPLFKTLAYSFIGLDLDIVMETKSRPGITLNLKVKNVSRRQQHTLSESQRFFIDIALRMALTQYITCDSGEACLFIDTPEGSLDIAYESRAGNMFARFIENNYRIIMTANINSSRLLISLGEQCGSDRMKICRMTSWTDLSDVQISEEKLFEQAYKAIEDALTIKEGTKND; encoded by the coding sequence ATGTCAGTTCCAAATAAGGTAAAACTGCCTATTATACGAAGAGTACAATTGAAAAATTTTTCATTATATTCACGCCAAAAAGTTATTTCAGTTGAGTTATCCAATGGCGTTTTTTGTTTAGTTGGGGCAAATGGGTTAGGAAAATCAACTTTCATCGCTACTTTGAACTTTGCTCTTACTGGAATTGTCCCGGATCCGAAACATAAATTTCAATCAGTGGAAGAGTATTATTTCGACAATTTGAAATTTTCTTCAGAATATTTTTCTGGGCGTATTAACGAAAATGACCGAGATGTCGCGGAAGTATCAATTGAGATGGTTGTAGGTGATAAAATAATCGCTTTTACTAGGGGCATATTTGACATCGAACAACTTAGAGAATTTACTGTTTATGATATTGATGGAAAAACTATTCTAAACAATACTGCAGATCTTTCCCCTGCTGAGCGGAATGACGAATTCAAGAAAATCATGACTGAATGCATAGGCTTAAATACGTTTACTCAGTATGTTTTTCTTCAGCACTTTGTGTTTACTTTTGATGAAAGTCGCCGTTTGTTATTCTGGGATCAAAAAGTATTGGAGCAAGCATTATATTTGGCGTTTGGTGTAAATCATGAACAAGCTAAAAAGGCTGATGCATTAAGACGGGAAACTGAGAAAGCTGATTCATTATGGCGAAACTATGGATGGCAGGCAACAGAGATTCAGAAAAAAATTAAAGAAATTGAATCTGCATTAACACGCTCAACAAATAAGGATTACTCTGAATTAGTTGAATACCATAAAAAATTAACATTAAGTAAAGACAATATAGAAGAATTGGTTAATTCGTTGGAACACCAACTTAAAGATACAAACTTAGCACTTACTGAAGTGAGTGCAAAACAAGCTGTATTGAGAAACAAATACTCTGAAGAATTTTTAAAGTATATAAATCAAAATACTAAACTGTCGGATCATCCATTAGTGGTTTCCTCTATCAATGATTGTAAGTGTGGACTTTGCGGTAATGCTGGTGAATCAGTTGTAGAACGCATTAAGCAAAAAATTAATAATGAATGCCCCTTATGTGGGAGTCTGATTCAAAACAATGTAATCGAAACTAATAAAATAGATGAACTAAGAAAAATCGACCAAGATATTATTGTTCTAAAAAATAAGGCGGATGAAATTATTAAAACTCAAGATCGGATAAATAAAGAACTCCAAGAGGCTAGGCAAGAGTTGTATAAAGTTGAAAAAGAGCTCCAAGAATTTGAGAATGAAAATAAAGAGACACTCACTAAGATAAAGCATTCTAGAGAAAACAATTTAGATGAAATTTTAGAACCATACCGTATACAGTTGAAAGAGCTTTTGAAAAATAGGGACGAACAATATAAACGTAGAGAAAAAAACAAAGCGGAGCTATTAAAGCTTCAGCGCCAGTTGGAAAAACAATATGTGGATGCTGAAGAAAAATTCGTTCCGTTATTTAAAACGTTGGCTTATAGCTTTATTGGGCTTGATTTGGACATTGTTATGGAAACTAAGAGTAGGCCGGGTATCACACTAAATTTGAAAGTAAAAAATGTTTCACGGAGACAACAACATACCCTTTCTGAAAGTCAAAGATTTTTTATTGATATAGCTCTGAGAATGGCCTTAACACAGTATATAACATGTGACAGTGGAGAGGCTTGTTTGTTTATAGATACTCCGGAAGGCTCCTTGGATATCGCGTATGAAAGTAGGGCTGGGAATATGTTCGCCCGATTTATTGAGAACAATTATAGGATTATTATGACAGCCAACATTAACAGTTCAAGATTGTTAATTTCCTTGGGAGAACAGTGTGGAAGTGATAGAATGAAAATTTGCCGTATGACTTCTTGGACCGATCTTTCGGATGTGCAAATTTCCGAGGAGAAATTATTTGAGCAAGCTTATAAGGCAATTGAAGATGCCCTAACAATAAAAGAAGGTACAAAAAATGATTAA
- a CDS encoding Mu transposase C-terminal domain-containing protein — MTLREFTKIMIRSVLYHNNHHYMEWYDRNEFLVADEIDPIPRELWNWGIKNRTGRLKKQPEDIVKLNLLYQGTATVTPSGILFKGMYYGCDLATKEQWYTRARVRGSWKVKVCYDPRTTNEIYLWLEDGKKFETCVLLEREERYLNKRFEEVEDLLEIEKHSTREKLDSVMRAKIELDAYTKAVVEEAVRKTGAAIQKSALSDRNRIEKNRQRRKMEKEMNRTQEAFVLGKPPVANERKAQIVPLSANDSSHLETSYIPPAKKISQIKAYLKEDDGEST; from the coding sequence TTGACTTTACGAGAATTTACGAAAATTATGATCCGAAGTGTCCTCTATCATAATAACCATCACTATATGGAATGGTATGACCGAAACGAATTTCTGGTAGCGGATGAAATCGATCCGATCCCGAGAGAATTGTGGAATTGGGGAATTAAAAATCGGACGGGACGGTTGAAAAAGCAGCCCGAAGACATCGTGAAATTAAATCTGTTATATCAAGGTACGGCAACAGTAACTCCGTCGGGAATACTTTTCAAAGGAATGTATTACGGCTGTGATCTGGCGACAAAAGAACAATGGTATACAAGGGCACGGGTGAGAGGAAGTTGGAAAGTAAAAGTTTGTTATGATCCGAGAACAACCAACGAGATTTATTTGTGGTTGGAAGACGGGAAAAAGTTTGAAACTTGCGTATTGCTGGAACGGGAAGAACGGTATTTGAACAAGCGTTTTGAAGAGGTTGAGGATTTGCTTGAGATTGAAAAACACTCCACGAGGGAAAAACTTGATAGCGTGATGAGGGCGAAAATTGAACTCGATGCATATACGAAGGCTGTCGTTGAAGAAGCTGTGCGAAAAACCGGTGCGGCGATTCAAAAAAGTGCATTAAGCGATCGAAATCGTATCGAGAAAAACCGACAACGGAGAAAAATGGAAAAGGAAATGAATCGCACGCAAGAAGCGTTTGTTCTGGGAAAACCCCCTGTTGCCAATGAACGAAAAGCTCAAATTGTTCCTTTATCGGCTAACGATTCTTCACACTTAGAGACCAGTTATATTCCACCGGCAAAAAAGATTTCACAGATAAAAGCTTACCTAAAAGAAGATGATGGTGAAAGTACGTGA
- a CDS encoding TnsD family Tn7-like transposition protein — MLTFFPDPYPDEILYSVFGRYHLRSGNISCKATLMDLFGTTSVVATIDLPSHLQMLCDRLPANHGYNPEKFIRENTLFPFYAPFLPEQRANHVVELIKSSRGNGIHTSTGIMAGGVVTKNQLYLCRKCYSEDIQMFGEAYWHRTHQAPGVYFCPKHQEILWVYKSVSMNRHEYIPVPLKLDQSQVKKSLAITDLSTKTMHYLNELVKDIHLLLTHTSIPYLYKTKQTILPRLRQLGYATVNGRIKQDKLHEQFRLFYGEELLNLLDSNIEGETSWLTFATRKERRVVHPVRQLLLIRLLYGSFEEFLKNYGQEYLPFGKNPWPCLNKAAAHYMNSVVTTCKITTCSDTRRPVGTFYCGCGFVYSRRGPDQVEEDRYRIGRVKRFGEIWFSKLDELLKQDNLSLRKIAKELGVDTNTVIKYSKPTSSFEIVNQNEAVTKQTNNAKKIKPEERKKSPVNKETGQANRVNWELRDLELSIIVETECKKILADLDNKPTRVTFSRVAKRIGKLNFMQRNKGKLPITMSVLGQYVESVEHFQTRRVKWIVQELVAGNEELKRWRIEKLAGLKPGYGEQVQDEIEKQLKQFAFYAPKPWSEGEITWRQLN, encoded by the coding sequence ATGTTGACATTCTTTCCCGACCCGTACCCGGATGAGATCCTCTATAGTGTTTTCGGCAGATATCACTTGCGGAGCGGAAATATCAGTTGTAAGGCAACACTAATGGACTTGTTTGGTACAACGTCTGTCGTTGCGACAATCGATTTGCCGAGTCATCTTCAGATGCTATGTGACAGGTTACCGGCGAACCATGGCTACAACCCGGAAAAATTCATCCGGGAAAATACGTTGTTCCCATTTTACGCTCCCTTTTTGCCCGAACAAAGAGCCAACCATGTGGTTGAATTAATAAAAAGCTCCAGAGGGAACGGGATACATACGTCCACTGGGATTATGGCGGGAGGAGTCGTCACCAAAAATCAATTGTATCTCTGCCGGAAGTGTTATTCCGAGGATATTCAAATGTTTGGAGAAGCATATTGGCATCGAACCCATCAAGCCCCCGGGGTTTATTTCTGCCCCAAACATCAAGAGATCTTGTGGGTTTACAAATCAGTTTCCATGAATCGTCACGAATACATCCCGGTTCCCTTAAAGCTGGATCAATCACAAGTAAAGAAGAGTCTTGCGATAACGGATTTATCTACAAAAACAATGCACTATCTGAATGAGTTGGTGAAAGATATCCACTTACTTTTAACCCACACGTCAATTCCATATTTATATAAAACAAAACAAACCATTCTTCCCCGTTTACGGCAATTGGGATACGCAACAGTGAACGGAAGGATTAAGCAAGATAAGCTCCATGAACAATTCCGACTTTTTTATGGGGAAGAGCTTTTGAACTTGTTAGATTCAAACATTGAGGGAGAAACAAGCTGGCTTACCTTTGCGACCAGAAAAGAACGTCGAGTGGTGCATCCGGTACGTCAATTGTTGCTTATCCGTCTTCTGTACGGGTCTTTTGAAGAGTTCTTGAAAAATTATGGACAAGAGTATCTGCCGTTCGGAAAAAATCCGTGGCCATGTTTAAATAAGGCTGCAGCACATTACATGAATTCGGTTGTGACAACCTGCAAGATTACCACCTGTTCGGACACCAGGCGGCCAGTAGGAACCTTTTATTGCGGTTGCGGCTTTGTTTATTCCCGACGCGGTCCGGATCAAGTGGAAGAAGATCGATACAGGATCGGACGCGTAAAACGTTTTGGAGAAATATGGTTTTCAAAATTGGATGAACTTTTGAAACAGGATAACTTGTCACTCCGCAAGATTGCAAAGGAACTTGGAGTAGATACAAACACAGTCATAAAATATTCAAAACCAACTTCGTCGTTCGAAATAGTAAACCAAAACGAGGCTGTAACCAAACAAACGAACAACGCTAAAAAGATCAAACCGGAAGAAAGAAAAAAGAGTCCCGTCAATAAGGAGACGGGTCAAGCAAACCGTGTCAATTGGGAGCTTCGAGATCTTGAACTAAGTATAATCGTGGAAACGGAATGTAAAAAAATCCTTGCCGATCTGGATAATAAACCAACACGTGTCACGTTTTCCAGGGTAGCAAAACGTATTGGAAAACTAAATTTCATGCAAAGGAATAAGGGAAAGCTCCCCATCACAATGTCCGTTTTGGGGCAGTACGTAGAATCGGTTGAACATTTTCAAACACGAAGAGTGAAATGGATTGTTCAAGAATTGGTAGCCGGAAATGAAGAATTAAAGCGATGGAGAATCGAGAAATTGGCCGGTTTAAAACCAGGGTATGGAGAACAGGTTCAAGATGAAATCGAAAAACAGTTGAAGCAATTTGCTTTTTATGCGCCAAAACCTTGGAGCGAGGGGGAAATAACTTGGCGACAATTAAATTAA
- a CDS encoding Tn7-like element transposition protein TnsE yields MATIKLRPWPFRSGEPIELFWFGSLFQDHQGNWKIPVAFKIKNDIQIVNYPWGTLPLLRLGQQYVDGSIGPFSLKRGMVDSLTLTNSEEGDVCQGFDLPSQLIYFHKIRDLGTQKLRKFRIGKITYYIPCIEIIRSFFAKTRTLAYSLLEPNGLEMLINDFREEDNKAEIDLSRRIPNNMVNENLITHLAWILGNENVRTVWNEIYNHIYQEALAKSPINPVIQFRNGIPIQARLPVSSFSKITYRGLKAQNHVLILEILGIAGLNIPYRRIMYSHSSLKQKVRIQGEKRLKLTQKRMNEDYVLEENSRSAKEDVNQSTVEISPTLLTYDRKPEVSVRFSEQQPINTGNGYVVVSGKGGKYIGTAQKVSTQDSVYGGDTTPIEFGTITTVPIQRGIGLEGFFRVIQYIQKMYPEIKINASVAYLPSGKRFSVCPDGTRRTCAIVQLNISNHVRYLLEIARPDGWSISTLMLIPKPGLGVQIIERYISILLESVVEKGGHWDQDILDKCRDLEIERIRHYKNDTVESWAVRLVGRIV; encoded by the coding sequence TTGGCGACAATTAAATTAAGGCCGTGGCCGTTTCGCTCTGGAGAACCAATTGAATTGTTCTGGTTTGGCTCACTTTTTCAAGACCACCAGGGCAACTGGAAGATACCGGTTGCTTTTAAAATAAAAAACGATATTCAAATTGTGAATTACCCATGGGGGACTCTTCCCCTTCTTCGACTTGGCCAACAATATGTCGACGGCTCAATCGGTCCTTTTTCTCTAAAGAGAGGGATGGTGGATTCATTAACGTTAACAAACAGTGAAGAGGGGGATGTGTGTCAAGGGTTTGATTTGCCAAGCCAATTAATTTATTTCCATAAAATTCGTGACTTAGGGACGCAAAAGCTCAGGAAATTTCGAATCGGAAAAATCACCTACTATATTCCCTGTATTGAGATCATTAGGAGTTTTTTCGCAAAGACACGTACTTTGGCGTATTCACTGCTTGAGCCAAACGGTTTGGAGATGTTGATTAATGATTTCCGGGAAGAGGATAACAAGGCAGAAATCGATTTGAGCAGGCGTATTCCGAATAACATGGTAAACGAGAATCTAATCACACATCTTGCTTGGATTCTTGGGAATGAGAATGTGCGAACCGTTTGGAATGAAATTTACAATCATATATATCAAGAAGCATTAGCAAAATCTCCAATCAATCCGGTGATACAATTTCGAAACGGCATTCCGATCCAAGCGCGTTTACCGGTTTCGAGTTTTTCGAAGATAACATACAGGGGCCTTAAAGCGCAGAATCATGTATTGATCTTAGAAATTCTTGGGATAGCGGGATTAAATATTCCGTATAGACGGATTATGTATTCTCATTCTTCTTTGAAGCAAAAGGTACGCATTCAAGGTGAAAAAAGATTAAAGTTGACCCAAAAGCGAATGAATGAGGATTACGTTTTGGAGGAGAATAGCCGATCGGCAAAGGAAGACGTAAACCAAAGTACGGTTGAGATTTCACCGACGTTGTTAACGTATGACAGGAAGCCGGAGGTAAGTGTTAGATTTAGCGAACAGCAACCAATTAATACGGGGAACGGATATGTAGTGGTGTCAGGCAAAGGAGGCAAGTACATTGGAACAGCACAAAAAGTGAGTACTCAAGATTCGGTATATGGTGGAGACACTACGCCAATCGAATTCGGAACAATAACAACGGTTCCAATACAAAGAGGGATTGGACTTGAAGGCTTTTTCCGGGTCATACAATACATTCAGAAGATGTATCCAGAAATAAAGATCAATGCGAGCGTTGCTTATTTACCGTCCGGAAAAAGGTTTTCTGTGTGTCCGGATGGAACTCGAAGAACATGTGCAATTGTTCAACTCAACATTTCAAATCATGTTCGATATCTGTTGGAAATCGCCAGGCCGGATGGATGGTCAATTTCCACGCTGATGTTAATTCCAAAGCCGGGATTGGGGGTTCAAATAATTGAACGTTACATCTCGATCTTGCTGGAAAGTGTTGTTGAAAAGGGCGGACATTGGGATCAAGACATACTAGACAAGTGTAGAGATTTGGAAATTGAAAGGATCAGACACTACAAAAACGATACGGTTGAAAGTTGGGCTGTTAGATTGGTTGGGAGAATTGTTTAA